A window from Candidatus Nitrospira neomarina encodes these proteins:
- a CDS encoding PAS domain S-box protein has protein sequence MKRFGFPLQLKGKTILAMVLVGLLPLILSLLLTYFEEKRALREAAGITMKGIAVEVARKVETQIVRGINEAQQLATIPFIRSAIMNSNRSYADKNPDEIQALIQQWQESWRAQSKKDEFPVFLNKYATDYLIQWHAIRKSDYLAIVVVDTQGALVLSSFPQVNFFHGNSLWWEAVVQHHDAQAFVSDLSFDPGFGTHVLNVGVPIWDDHRQNVVGAISILLRRDSLFRSISEVAAGKTGHAMLTASDGMPILCPAFSLEEHVMPPNVVNAFQQGGVGWLVADPDSHGMPNAIVGYAPLHLGLTLAPESFGGKSWHMLTSQDSAETYAPLDQLLSKVIFYGISVFVILWGAGVVVAGRIVKPIQALSQGVEQFGDGNLSEKIAIRTGDEIERLADTFNAMADNLQHSFSELNQKVDEIGRLEQKYRDLIENAPEMIHQLDPAGRFVHVNTTELQKLGYSLVDMLEMSLWDIVPAEQQEGVRAYVQGLAMGGARSIETVFRTQSREVMDVEIHSTTLMDPGTHSVVYSRGFVRDITARKALECEVERYTTQLEGIVAERTQQLSDSEAGYKALFNLAADSIFVIDSEGRILDINAREREILGYVPSDLEGAYFVKLVPPAFQMISQNLLERVSGEESKVPTTEIEVYDRQGIMKSMEMDLVRIDMGERASIMVQLRDITEHKKLEAELQRYNEVLEEKVSERTREIEQAKLYIESLLENANDVIYTLDVDLRFTYVNGKVDAWGYRKEDLIGKPYLSLLSKRYRGRYLKETLDLGTKQVYEVEVVSREGELRSVLVSVAPLLNDEGVYTGVLGIARDITERKHLERQVQNSERLASIGKLAAGVAHEINNPLGGILNCLYNIRKGTLTPERSQEYLHFMEDGLRRVQRIVRQLLDFSQQREPELAMTDLHQILDRVLVLTEHVFLVKHATLSKDYDETLPMVMVDAHMIEQVIMNLVLNAVQALKDGGKVTLRTRKQEEGYEIEVEDTGCGIPQEIRTHIFDPFFTTKGTGEGTGLGLSVSLGIVQRHAGEMLVDSEEGKGTRFTIRLPLVRSRAGIPVKVGI, from the coding sequence GTGAAACGCTTTGGATTTCCCCTCCAACTCAAGGGCAAGACCATTTTGGCGATGGTGCTGGTTGGTCTTTTGCCCCTTATTCTTTCTCTTCTCCTCACATATTTTGAAGAAAAACGTGCCCTAAGGGAAGCCGCCGGTATCACCATGAAGGGGATTGCGGTGGAAGTGGCTCGTAAAGTCGAGACCCAGATTGTTCGTGGAATTAATGAGGCGCAACAGCTGGCCACGATTCCCTTTATTCGAAGTGCCATCATGAATTCGAACCGGAGTTATGCTGATAAAAATCCAGACGAAATTCAGGCTTTAATTCAGCAGTGGCAGGAAAGTTGGCGGGCCCAATCCAAAAAAGATGAGTTCCCGGTTTTTCTGAACAAATATGCTACCGACTACCTGATTCAATGGCACGCGATTCGAAAATCGGATTATCTCGCAATTGTGGTGGTGGATACCCAGGGGGCATTGGTGTTGAGCTCTTTTCCCCAAGTCAATTTTTTCCATGGAAACAGTCTCTGGTGGGAGGCCGTGGTTCAACATCATGATGCACAGGCGTTTGTAAGCGATTTGTCATTTGATCCAGGGTTTGGGACTCATGTCCTGAATGTTGGCGTCCCGATTTGGGATGATCATCGCCAAAACGTCGTGGGAGCGATCAGTATCCTTCTGAGAAGAGATTCGTTATTTCGGTCGATTTCTGAAGTGGCCGCCGGGAAAACCGGTCATGCCATGTTAACCGCATCCGATGGAATGCCGATTCTCTGTCCCGCGTTTTCTTTGGAAGAGCACGTGATGCCGCCCAATGTGGTCAATGCGTTTCAGCAAGGTGGAGTTGGGTGGTTGGTTGCCGATCCGGATTCTCATGGTATGCCGAATGCCATTGTTGGCTATGCTCCTCTTCATTTGGGGCTGACACTCGCTCCAGAAAGTTTTGGTGGAAAGTCCTGGCATATGTTGACCAGTCAAGATTCGGCGGAGACGTATGCACCACTGGATCAATTATTAAGCAAGGTCATCTTCTATGGAATCTCTGTTTTTGTCATCTTGTGGGGAGCGGGAGTCGTGGTTGCTGGCCGGATCGTGAAGCCCATACAAGCCTTATCGCAGGGAGTTGAGCAATTTGGAGATGGGAATCTTTCGGAAAAGATTGCGATCCGTACCGGTGATGAAATCGAACGCTTGGCTGATACATTCAATGCCATGGCGGACAATCTACAGCATTCGTTTTCTGAGTTGAATCAGAAAGTGGATGAAATCGGGCGATTGGAGCAGAAATATCGTGATCTCATTGAAAATGCTCCGGAAATGATTCATCAATTAGATCCCGCAGGGCGGTTCGTCCATGTAAATACGACTGAGTTGCAAAAGCTGGGATATTCGCTTGTCGACATGCTTGAGATGTCGCTCTGGGATATTGTCCCGGCGGAACAACAAGAGGGGGTGCGGGCCTATGTTCAAGGGCTGGCCATGGGTGGGGCGCGCTCCATAGAAACTGTTTTTCGTACGCAATCCCGTGAAGTGATGGATGTGGAAATTCATTCAACAACGCTGATGGATCCGGGGACCCATTCGGTGGTGTATTCGAGAGGATTTGTGAGGGATATCACTGCCCGAAAGGCTCTGGAGTGTGAAGTTGAGCGATATACCACCCAATTGGAAGGGATTGTCGCCGAACGCACCCAACAACTGTCTGACTCAGAGGCGGGCTATAAGGCGTTATTTAATTTGGCTGCCGATTCAATCTTTGTGATTGATTCGGAAGGCCGGATCCTGGATATCAATGCGCGTGAACGGGAAATTCTAGGGTATGTCCCTTCTGATTTAGAAGGCGCGTACTTCGTGAAGCTTGTTCCTCCGGCATTCCAGATGATCAGTCAGAATTTGTTGGAACGAGTCAGCGGTGAAGAGTCAAAGGTCCCCACGACAGAGATTGAGGTTTATGACCGGCAAGGCATCATGAAGTCCATGGAGATGGACCTGGTTCGCATCGATATGGGTGAAAGAGCCTCAATCATGGTGCAGTTGCGAGATATTACCGAGCATAAAAAACTTGAAGCTGAACTGCAACGATACAATGAAGTCCTGGAAGAGAAAGTCTCTGAGCGTACGCGGGAAATTGAACAGGCCAAGCTGTACATTGAAAGTTTGTTGGAAAATGCGAATGACGTGATTTATACCTTGGACGTTGATTTACGGTTTACGTATGTCAATGGGAAAGTTGATGCATGGGGATATCGAAAAGAAGACTTGATTGGTAAACCGTATCTCTCGTTACTCTCCAAGCGGTATCGCGGACGGTATTTGAAAGAAACATTGGATCTTGGAACAAAGCAAGTCTACGAAGTAGAGGTGGTCAGTCGAGAGGGAGAGTTGCGGTCAGTTCTGGTGAGTGTGGCCCCGCTTCTCAATGATGAAGGCGTGTACACAGGAGTCTTGGGTATTGCCAGGGATATCACGGAACGGAAGCATTTGGAACGCCAGGTGCAGAATTCTGAACGTTTAGCCTCCATTGGTAAGCTGGCCGCCGGGGTCGCGCATGAAATCAACAATCCGTTAGGGGGAATTTTAAATTGTTTATATAATATTCGAAAGGGAACGTTGACGCCTGAGCGATCTCAGGAATATTTGCATTTTATGGAGGACGGATTGCGACGCGTTCAACGCATCGTTCGGCAGCTTCTGGATTTTTCCCAGCAACGTGAACCGGAATTGGCCATGACAGATCTTCATCAAATTTTAGACCGAGTTCTGGTATTGACCGAGCATGTATTCCTGGTCAAGCATGCCACTCTGAGTAAGGACTATGATGAGACACTGCCGATGGTAATGGTCGATGCGCATATGATTGAGCAGGTGATTATGAATTTAGTCCTGAATGCGGTTCAGGCACTCAAAGACGGTGGCAAGGTGACCTTGCGTACCCGAAAGCAGGAAGAAGGATATGAAATTGAAGTGGAGGATACCGGGTGCGGAATACCTCAAGAGATTCGAACTCATATTTTTGATCCCTTTTTCACGACGAAAGGGACCGGAGAGGGGACCGGATTGGGATTATCGGTGAGTTTGGGAATTGTGCAGCGGCACGCAGGTGAAATGTTGGTTGACAGTGAAGAGGGAAAAGGCACTCGTTTTACCATTCGCTTGCCCTTGGTTCGATCTCGTGCGGGCATTCCTGTAAAGGTAGGCATATGA
- the secF gene encoding protein translocase subunit SecF: MMEILGKTDIDFMGKRNIAFVVSGVLASLGLVAVIGILFGWANLGIDFAGGTAVQLKFDKPLLIAEARKALDAHGLGSAELQEFPQDHKLLIRVKTETTIEEGISENIIQAFQAEFPDHGFVVDSSTSIGPTIGKKLQEDALIAVILSLAGIILYVAVRFEFRFGVAAAIATFHDVLAVLGIYFLLNTEITLLVVTALLTLAGYSLTDTVIVFDRIRENLRQRRRETTTTIINNGINQVLSRTLITTLTVVLVLVPLTIWGGEVLHDFSLALLLGVMVGTYSSIFVASPLLLLWPGAEGKLLSRGK; the protein is encoded by the coding sequence ATGATGGAAATTCTTGGGAAAACAGATATTGATTTTATGGGAAAGCGGAACATTGCTTTCGTGGTATCGGGCGTTCTGGCTTCTCTGGGATTGGTGGCCGTTATCGGAATTCTGTTTGGATGGGCAAATCTGGGTATTGATTTTGCCGGGGGAACGGCGGTTCAGCTTAAGTTTGATAAACCACTCCTGATTGCCGAGGCCAGGAAAGCCTTGGATGCGCATGGATTGGGTTCCGCTGAACTTCAGGAGTTTCCCCAGGACCATAAGCTCTTGATTCGTGTAAAAACGGAAACCACGATCGAAGAAGGAATCAGTGAGAATATCATTCAGGCTTTTCAAGCTGAATTTCCTGACCATGGATTTGTCGTGGATTCCAGTACGTCAATAGGACCCACCATTGGAAAGAAACTGCAAGAAGATGCTTTGATTGCGGTCATCCTTTCCCTTGCAGGCATTATCCTCTATGTCGCCGTTCGTTTTGAGTTTCGTTTTGGCGTGGCTGCAGCCATTGCCACATTTCATGACGTTCTGGCGGTGTTGGGGATTTATTTTTTGTTAAATACAGAAATTACGCTGCTGGTGGTGACGGCGCTATTGACCCTGGCAGGGTATTCTTTGACCGATACCGTGATTGTGTTTGACCGGATTCGTGAAAATCTTCGTCAGAGGAGACGGGAAACGACGACGACGATTATTAATAATGGAATCAATCAGGTTCTAAGCAGAACATTAATTACCACACTGACTGTGGTTCTGGTCTTGGTGCCGCTGACCATTTGGGGAGGGGAAGTCTTACATGATTTTTCATTGGCCTTACTCTTGGGGGTCATGGTTGGGACCTACTCCTCGATTTTTGTCGCGAGTCCACTCCTCTTACTGTGGCCAGGTGCAGAGGGAAAGCTACTGAGCCGAGGTAAATAG
- the secD gene encoding protein translocase subunit SecD: MKKLRGRLFLLFVVTVVSVILALPSFPGLFQSLPDGVKRVLSHRGLSLGLDLQGGIHLVLEVEEERAVEIAVDRIRKAVEDLLKDKAIVVEGVRREGSKMIVITLQQEADGEQVRTLLDEAFPNFESQNPSGTRLAYELRSTEVDRIQTSAINQALETLRNRIDEFGVAEPLIQRLGLNQIAIQLPGVKDPQRAKDLIQETALLEFKLLEESKAALDLPPQVEKGQEGTVRKTLEGKIPEGAEILFETAISEPDGRAYSIPYLVKKDAVLTGDVLQDARVTIGDFNEPIVSITFDSKGAREFDELTAANIGKRMAVVLDGKVYSAPVIRDRISGGRAIIEGTFTTAEANDLAVVLRAGALPAPLKTLQDLTVGPSLGQDSIEKGLRTTIIAGTLVLIFMIVYYRLSGLIANMAVFLNLICLLGALSGLNATLTLPGIAGIILTIGMGVDSNVLIFERIREELRQGRPVRLAVDSGYSKAFLTIVDSHVTTLITGLALFLFGTGPIKGFAVTLCLGIAINLFTALVGTKVVFDFLNRRKLDSLSI; encoded by the coding sequence ATGAAAAAGCTTCGTGGGAGGTTGTTTCTCCTTTTTGTGGTCACGGTGGTGTCCGTCATCCTGGCCCTTCCTTCGTTCCCAGGGCTGTTCCAGTCGTTGCCTGATGGGGTCAAGCGGGTATTAAGTCACCGTGGGCTTTCCTTGGGACTCGATCTTCAGGGAGGCATTCACCTTGTTTTGGAAGTCGAAGAGGAACGAGCGGTGGAGATTGCCGTTGATCGAATTCGTAAGGCTGTTGAGGATTTGCTAAAGGACAAGGCGATCGTGGTGGAGGGTGTTCGTCGTGAGGGGTCGAAGATGATTGTCATCACCCTTCAACAAGAAGCCGATGGGGAGCAAGTCCGAACGCTGCTCGATGAGGCTTTCCCAAATTTTGAATCGCAAAATCCCTCAGGAACGCGTTTGGCATACGAACTCCGCTCTACCGAGGTGGATCGAATCCAAACCTCAGCCATCAACCAGGCACTTGAAACCCTCAGAAACCGGATTGATGAATTTGGCGTCGCCGAACCTCTTATCCAACGGTTGGGGCTCAACCAAATTGCCATTCAATTGCCTGGAGTCAAGGATCCTCAACGGGCTAAAGATCTCATTCAAGAAACGGCTCTCTTAGAATTTAAATTGTTGGAGGAGTCCAAGGCCGCATTGGATTTACCGCCTCAAGTCGAAAAAGGCCAAGAGGGTACGGTGAGGAAGACCTTAGAAGGTAAAATTCCCGAAGGGGCAGAAATTCTCTTTGAAACGGCTATCTCGGAACCGGATGGTCGGGCGTATAGTATTCCCTACCTTGTGAAAAAAGATGCCGTTCTCACCGGAGATGTGTTGCAGGATGCCCGCGTGACGATTGGGGATTTCAATGAGCCGATTGTCAGTATTACCTTTGACAGCAAAGGGGCGCGAGAATTTGATGAGCTCACCGCTGCCAACATCGGGAAACGGATGGCGGTGGTCCTGGATGGGAAGGTGTATTCGGCGCCAGTTATCCGAGATCGCATAAGCGGCGGCCGGGCGATCATTGAAGGCACCTTTACCACTGCAGAGGCGAATGATCTGGCTGTGGTGCTCCGGGCTGGTGCGTTACCGGCACCGTTGAAAACCTTGCAGGATTTAACCGTTGGACCTTCTCTGGGACAGGATTCAATTGAGAAGGGGTTACGAACAACGATAATTGCCGGGACGCTGGTCCTCATTTTTATGATTGTGTACTACCGGCTCTCCGGTCTCATCGCCAATATGGCGGTGTTTCTCAATTTGATCTGTTTACTGGGAGCTTTATCAGGGCTTAATGCTACATTAACTTTACCAGGCATTGCCGGAATTATTTTGACCATTGGAATGGGAGTCGATTCCAATGTGTTGATATTTGAGCGAATTAGAGAGGAACTCCGTCAGGGCCGTCCCGTTCGTTTAGCCGTAGATAGTGGGTATAGTAAAGCCTTTTTGACGATCGTCGATTCCCATGTGACGACTCTGATTACAGGGTTGGCGCTGTTTTTATTTGGAACGGGACCTATCAAAGGGTTTGCAGTAACCTTGTGTTTGGGAATTGCTATTAACTTGTTTACAGCGTTGGTGGGAACGAAGGTGGTGTTTGATTTCCTGAATCGCCGAAAGTTGGACTCGCTAAGTATCTAA
- the yajC gene encoding preprotein translocase subunit YajC, whose translation MNLDSYAWAQAGGAGPDSSAGLLSLIPFLLIFVVFYFLLILPQQRRQKKQRELLDSLKKGDKVITSSGIWGTVTNLDKETATLQVADNTKIRLQRDHIVSIRTSNES comes from the coding sequence ATGAATCTAGATTCCTATGCTTGGGCCCAAGCCGGGGGAGCCGGTCCCGATTCCTCCGCCGGCTTATTATCGCTCATTCCTTTTCTTCTGATTTTTGTGGTGTTTTATTTTTTGCTAATTTTACCGCAGCAACGTCGGCAAAAAAAACAACGGGAATTGTTGGATAGCCTTAAAAAAGGCGATAAGGTCATTACGTCTTCGGGGATTTGGGGAACCGTGACCAATTTGGATAAGGAAACGGCTACCCTGCAAGTCGCGGATAATACAAAAATTCGGTTGCAACGCGATCATATCGTGAGCATCCGTACGTCGAATGAATCATGA
- the tgt gene encoding tRNA guanosine(34) transglycosylase Tgt, whose protein sequence is MSKEPSTSQSGPNRLHIEHTLPSGRARVGRLLTSHGEIDTPAFMPVGSQGTVKGLDPNEVRECGFHMVLANAYHLFLRPGHELIESLGGLHAFMQWSGAILTDSGGYQMVSLADLCEVTEEGVGFRSHIDGAWHLLSPEKSMTIQVALGSDIMMVLDHCPTFPCTEQQAREAVQRTTRWAQRCAAVPRKEHQWLFGIVQGGVFVHLRQESTQELVNLNMDGYALGGLSLGEEKAAMLAMIETVIDQLPPSRPRYLMGVGLPEDIVEGVARGLDLFDCVIPTRHGRTGWLFTSTGKVLIKQARYARDPNPIDSECGCPVCQRFSRAYLRHLFLSHEMLGVRLNTIHNLWYYGSLMKGLRQAISANQFDDYRKDFYRRRECDTSETLIQEVST, encoded by the coding sequence ATGTCTAAAGAACCATCCACTTCACAATCAGGTCCAAATCGTTTGCATATTGAGCATACGTTGCCTTCTGGTCGTGCGAGGGTTGGACGACTTTTAACCTCCCATGGTGAGATCGATACTCCGGCCTTTATGCCGGTTGGCTCACAGGGGACGGTTAAAGGACTGGACCCAAATGAAGTCCGCGAATGCGGGTTTCATATGGTTTTGGCGAACGCCTATCATTTATTTTTGCGACCTGGGCATGAACTGATTGAATCTCTGGGAGGGCTTCATGCGTTCATGCAATGGTCCGGAGCGATTTTGACCGATAGCGGTGGCTATCAGATGGTGAGCCTGGCCGATCTTTGTGAGGTGACCGAGGAGGGGGTTGGCTTTCGCTCTCATATCGACGGTGCGTGGCATTTACTCTCACCGGAAAAAAGTATGACCATCCAGGTTGCACTTGGCTCCGATATTATGATGGTTCTTGACCATTGTCCGACATTTCCTTGTACCGAACAGCAAGCACGTGAAGCTGTACAGCGAACGACCAGGTGGGCTCAGCGATGCGCTGCGGTACCGAGAAAAGAGCATCAATGGTTGTTTGGGATTGTTCAGGGCGGAGTCTTTGTCCACTTGAGGCAAGAGTCGACTCAGGAGTTGGTCAATTTGAATATGGATGGCTATGCCTTGGGTGGATTATCTTTGGGAGAAGAAAAAGCCGCCATGTTGGCGATGATCGAGACGGTGATTGACCAGCTTCCCCCCAGTCGTCCCCGCTACTTAATGGGAGTTGGGCTTCCTGAAGATATTGTGGAAGGGGTGGCTCGAGGGTTGGATTTATTTGATTGCGTTATCCCGACCAGGCATGGGCGTACGGGTTGGCTGTTTACCTCGACAGGAAAGGTGTTGATTAAGCAGGCTCGCTATGCCCGGGATCCCAATCCCATTGATAGCGAATGTGGGTGTCCGGTCTGCCAACGGTTTTCCAGAGCCTATTTACGGCACTTGTTTTTATCGCATGAAATGTTAGGCGTCCGTCTGAATACGATCCATAATCTTTGGTATTATGGCTCGCTCATGAAGGGGCTACGACAAGCAATCAGCGCGAATCAGTTTGACGACTACCGGAAAGATTTTTACCGCCGACGCGAGTGTGACACGAGTGAAACGCTCATTCAAGAAGTATCGACCTGA
- the argS gene encoding arginine--tRNA ligase, whose protein sequence is MEKFLQNQVIEAIAVILDKVRDSGELNLGTVPTIAVEPPKRPEWGDFSSSLAMTLASQVRQSPLKVAELLATGLRAQFSDVFVRVTVASPGFLNLTLHPLRWIQVLRMIQDKGPLYGTSNIGKGKRILLEFVSANPTGPLHVGHGRGAALGQAMARLLVSVGFMVSREYYINDAGRQLQLLGRSVYARYREHWGKPSAFPEDGYHGDYIKIVAESVVKTQGPTLLDNSSDDAEMLCAQLASQMLLDRIKEDLATFGVEFDSWFSETSLHTAGLIQQSLEELRQKKLLIEEDGAWWFRSSQFGDEKDRVAQKQDGSYTYLAADMAYHRQKLDRGFDTLINIWGADHHGYIPRMEATVQAFGFAKEALRIVLVQMVSLRRGGQKIEMSKRAGEFVTLREVIDEVGPDAAKFFFLMRRADTHLDFDLELAKQQSSDNPVYYVQYAHARLASLFRVAQERQVPLPTIQNVDQALLIQDEELGLIKTLAQYPFVVENSAMALEPHRVTFYLQELAAQLHAYYNKNRVLPSLDPERNTGDAGDNIKLGASEHSTALSQERIYESISPDLTAARLALLRQVQTVIGNGLAILGISAPEKM, encoded by the coding sequence GTGGAGAAATTTCTCCAAAACCAAGTCATTGAGGCCATCGCAGTTATCCTAGACAAGGTCAGGGATTCTGGCGAATTAAATCTTGGCACGGTTCCAACCATTGCCGTGGAACCTCCTAAGCGACCGGAATGGGGTGATTTTTCGTCTAGTCTCGCGATGACATTGGCCTCACAAGTTCGACAATCGCCTCTGAAAGTAGCCGAACTGTTGGCTACAGGTCTTCGGGCCCAGTTTTCAGATGTATTTGTCCGCGTTACCGTTGCCTCTCCAGGATTTTTAAATTTGACTCTTCATCCTCTCAGGTGGATTCAGGTTTTACGGATGATTCAGGACAAGGGACCCTTGTATGGCACCAGCAACATCGGAAAAGGGAAACGCATCCTCCTGGAGTTCGTGAGTGCGAATCCGACTGGGCCCCTGCATGTCGGACATGGACGAGGAGCAGCATTGGGGCAGGCCATGGCTAGGTTGTTGGTTTCTGTCGGATTTATGGTTTCCCGTGAATATTATATTAACGATGCCGGTCGTCAATTACAGTTGTTGGGACGGTCCGTCTATGCCCGCTATCGAGAGCATTGGGGAAAACCGTCAGCCTTTCCCGAGGATGGGTATCATGGAGACTATATAAAAATTGTGGCTGAATCTGTAGTGAAGACCCAGGGGCCAACCTTACTGGATAACTCATCGGATGATGCTGAAATGCTCTGTGCTCAATTGGCCAGTCAGATGCTTTTGGATCGAATTAAAGAAGATTTGGCTACATTTGGTGTTGAATTTGACTCCTGGTTTAGCGAGACATCCCTGCATACGGCAGGCCTTATCCAACAGTCATTGGAAGAACTTCGGCAAAAGAAGCTGCTCATAGAAGAGGATGGTGCCTGGTGGTTTCGTTCATCTCAGTTTGGGGATGAAAAGGATCGTGTGGCTCAAAAACAGGATGGGAGCTATACCTACTTAGCGGCCGATATGGCCTACCATCGACAAAAATTAGATCGTGGTTTTGATACCTTAATAAATATTTGGGGAGCGGACCATCATGGGTATATTCCACGCATGGAAGCGACGGTTCAAGCGTTTGGCTTTGCCAAGGAGGCTTTGCGAATCGTCCTGGTACAAATGGTGAGCCTGCGACGTGGTGGTCAAAAAATTGAAATGTCAAAGCGAGCCGGTGAATTTGTGACCCTGCGCGAGGTGATTGATGAGGTTGGTCCAGATGCCGCCAAATTCTTTTTCCTGATGAGAAGGGCCGATACGCATTTGGATTTTGATCTGGAATTGGCCAAACAACAGTCCTCCGACAATCCCGTCTATTATGTTCAATATGCGCATGCGCGATTGGCCAGTCTCTTTCGAGTGGCGCAGGAACGCCAAGTACCCCTTCCGACTATCCAGAATGTCGATCAGGCCTTGTTGATCCAGGATGAAGAGTTAGGGCTGATTAAAACGTTGGCACAGTATCCTTTTGTGGTTGAAAACAGTGCGATGGCGTTGGAGCCTCATCGGGTCACGTTTTATCTCCAAGAGCTTGCGGCCCAATTGCATGCCTACTACAACAAAAATCGGGTCCTTCCCTCATTGGATCCTGAGAGGAACACCGGGGATGCGGGAGATAACATTAAATTAGGGGCAAGTGAGCATAGTACAGCGTTGAGTCAGGAGCGTATCTACGAAAGTATTTCGCCGGACTTGACCGCTGCCCGCTTAGCCCTGCTTCGGCAAGTCCAGACGGTCATTGGTAACGGGCTGGCCATCCTGGGAATTTCTGCCCCGGAGAAAATGTAA
- a CDS encoding glycosyltransferase family 9 protein, producing MSLPPHNILIVHPGALGDGLLALPAIRVLQATFPGHRLIWFGHKELGDVLVNAQEVHQSYSFDRLEFLTYRGTNDSHQENSLSIIRRGDRAIGWLDDTEGIWRSWLKAAGIQNCILRSPHDRTLVKNHMVDRYVEILKPWTTQFLCDIEFNRNLTSPLVFNKSYSVRRPYPIKEPLILLHAGSGSRYKCASPLLWASIVKDLMTAQPKWHICLVGGPADNDSLRNVQSLLTQFECNILTGMDLLQIGEYLQHAKLFIGHDSGLSHLAASFGVPSVLMFGPTDPGKWAPRGNHVAVLRKFCHCLGKTAIARCTDMPCLSFSQGEVLANVEDVLSGMKASVACPRFECVDEAFPVPCLG from the coding sequence ATGTCCCTTCCACCTCACAATATATTGATTGTCCATCCTGGCGCATTAGGGGATGGGTTGTTGGCTCTGCCCGCTATTCGGGTATTGCAGGCTACCTTTCCTGGACACCGCCTGATTTGGTTTGGTCATAAGGAATTAGGTGATGTACTTGTGAATGCGCAGGAAGTTCATCAGTCCTATTCTTTTGATAGACTGGAGTTTTTGACATATCGAGGGACTAATGATTCCCATCAGGAAAATTCCCTTTCGATCATCCGGCGTGGCGATAGAGCCATAGGTTGGTTGGATGACACAGAGGGTATTTGGCGAAGTTGGTTAAAGGCTGCGGGAATTCAAAATTGTATTCTTCGGTCCCCTCATGACCGAACATTGGTAAAAAATCACATGGTTGATCGGTATGTGGAAATCCTCAAGCCGTGGACCACACAGTTCCTATGTGACATTGAATTTAACAGGAATCTTACGAGTCCTCTAGTTTTCAACAAATCATACTCGGTGAGACGTCCTTATCCCATCAAGGAGCCACTTATCCTTCTCCATGCTGGAAGTGGCAGTCGATACAAATGCGCCTCTCCGTTATTATGGGCGAGCATTGTCAAGGACCTGATGACGGCGCAACCGAAATGGCATATTTGTCTTGTGGGAGGACCTGCAGATAATGACTCTCTTCGAAATGTACAAAGCCTCCTGACTCAATTTGAATGTAACATTCTGACAGGAATGGATCTGCTTCAGATAGGGGAATATCTTCAACACGCCAAGTTGTTTATTGGGCATGATTCCGGTTTGTCGCATTTGGCTGCAAGTTTTGGCGTGCCTTCGGTGCTGATGTTTGGTCCCACTGATCCGGGAAAATGGGCCCCGCGTGGAAATCATGTAGCCGTATTACGAAAATTCTGTCATTGCCTAGGGAAGACGGCCATTGCTCGTTGTACGGATATGCCGTGTCTTTCTTTTTCCCAAGGTGAAGTCCTCGCAAATGTTGAAGATGTGTTAAGTGGAATGAAGGCGTCGGTGGCCTGCCCAAGATTCGAGTGTGTTGATGAAGCGTTCCCTGTGCCTTGCCTTGGCTAG
- the mobA gene encoding molybdenum cofactor guanylyltransferase, with protein MTNIQKITNISAVVLAGGKSRRMGKDKRTLEWGGTKFLDKVCITIGELFDEIILVTAIEDYPCGHLPVRLVTDAIPQKGSLGGIFTGIKEASYSSVFVVACDMPFLNPFVISRLCALPENDVVMPKLSTGYQPLHARYSKRCSLIMEKMIQEGNLRIQSLIQDPSLSVQIVEETLFDDIDPHGYSFLNINTPADYEFARKAGPHLK; from the coding sequence ATGACCAATATACAAAAAATTACAAACATTTCCGCAGTGGTCCTCGCTGGTGGGAAAAGCCGGAGGATGGGAAAAGATAAACGAACCCTCGAATGGGGAGGAACTAAATTTCTTGACAAAGTTTGTATCACCATAGGGGAATTATTTGATGAGATAATACTGGTGACTGCAATAGAAGATTACCCTTGCGGGCATCTCCCTGTTCGTTTAGTGACTGACGCCATCCCCCAAAAAGGCTCATTAGGTGGAATATTCACGGGGATTAAGGAAGCCTCTTATTCTTCCGTATTTGTTGTGGCTTGCGATATGCCGTTTTTAAATCCTTTTGTCATTTCAAGGCTTTGTGCGCTGCCTGAAAATGATGTGGTAATGCCCAAACTTTCGACAGGATATCAGCCTCTTCATGCCCGATATTCCAAACGATGCTCCCTCATAATGGAGAAGATGATTCAGGAAGGGAATCTTCGAATTCAAAGTCTGATTCAGGACCCATCCCTCTCCGTTCAGATTGTTGAGGAAACGTTATTCGATGACATTGATCCCCATGGGTATTCTTTTTTGAATATCAATACACCCGCTGATTATGAATTTGCCAGAAAAGCTGGTCCTCATCTGAAGTAA